The genomic interval TCGCCGATCGACTCTGCGCGGCCTCATGAGGGGAAGGAGGATCAGTCCTCCAACCAGCCCCCCGACATGCGCGAACCAGGCGACTCCTCCCGTCGCGCCCCGGGCTCCGATGCCTTGGAGAACCTGGATCAGGAGCCAGATCCCGACCCACAGAATCGCGGGGACCCGGACGACCGAGATGTAGAAGAGAAGAAGGACCAGCGTGTGGATGCGGGCGCGCGGGAAGAGGAGCGCGTAGGCGCCGAGAATGCCTGAGACGGCTCCCGAGGCCCCGACCGTCGGGATCGTGCTGCCCGGTTGGGTGAATGTGTGGACCATCCCCGCCATGATCCCGCAGAGGAGATAGAAGGCGAGAAACCGGAGCGATCCGAGCGCGTCCTCGACGTTGTTGCCGAAGATCCACAGGAAGAGCATGTTTCCGGCCAAGTGGAGCGGGCCCCCGTGGAGGAACTGGGAGGTGACCAGCGTGAGCGCGGGCGGGAGTCCAGGCGACTCGCTCCCGCCGCCCAGGCGAGCCGGGACGAGGGCCGCCTGGTGGAGGAGAATCGCGGAGGCTTCCTGGGGAAGCAGCCACTGCCAGATCGACACGATCACGTTCGCGGCGATGAGAGCCACGGTCATCCATGTTCTCGCGTAGGTCGGATTCTCGTCTCGCAGGGGCAGCATCGCCGCTAGCTTGTCACAACTCGATCGCCGGCGGCCAGGCGGGCGCCACACGTCGGTACA from Candidatus Eisenbacteria bacterium carries:
- a CDS encoding rhomboid family intramembrane serine protease, with amino-acid sequence MLPLRDENPTYARTWMTVALIAANVIVSIWQWLLPQEASAILLHQAALVPARLGGGSESPGLPPALTLVTSQFLHGGPLHLAGNMLFLWIFGNNVEDALGSLRFLAFYLLCGIMAGMVHTFTQPGSTIPTVGASGAVSGILGAYALLFPRARIHTLVLLLFYISVVRVPAILWVGIWLLIQVLQGIGARGATGGVAWFAHVGGLVGGLILLPLMRPRRVDRRIGPFDSSWSTRATR